A genome region from Lucilia cuprina isolate Lc7/37 chromosome 3, ASM2204524v1, whole genome shotgun sequence includes the following:
- the LOC111674777 gene encoding chitooligosaccharidolytic beta-N-acetylglucosaminidase: protein MNIKTLILPLIVQICFIFSARANETEESPLWICTTSDLCLLDTAPNVGDVKRFESQNDCRLSCGKYGAIWPMPTGDCSLSKNRVHFDPWKVRFNVVAPTAATTQFIRETNRIFLSNIIKECVRNCTLDNSKEVLVKATIESTSLALDWSTDESYVLLIRTTGTATFVDIKAPTVYGARHAFETLSNLITGCITNGLLMVDAARVYDRPLYPHRGVLLDTSRNFMPLRQIRNTLDAMAASKLNVFHWHVVDTHSFPLEITRVPEMQRFGAYSPTNTYSRTETINMIKYARLRGIRVLMEIDGPSHAGNGWQWGPMAGMGNMAVCINQKPWRSFCVQPPCGQLNPLNDNMYSVMKEIYEDIAEVGAPEETIHMGGDEVHIDCWNNTEEITKKMRETGFDLSLPSFYKLWSVFHEKNLESWDEVNQRQYPNIKEPKSTIVWSSHLTDPQYIEKYLAKERFIIQTWVGASDPLNDQLLKMGYRIIVSTKDAWYLDHGFWGRTQYYNWAKVYNNKIETNPKILGGEVCMWSEYVDQNSVEARIWPRAGAAAERLWSNPKTNSLLAQYRFYRYRQRLIARGIRPDAVAPKWCILNEGQCY from the exons atgaaTATAAAGACCTTAATTTTACCTTTAATCGTACAAATTTGTTTCATATTCTCCGCAAGAGCCAACGAAACGGAGGAAAG CCCACTATGGATATGCACCACATCGGATTTATGCCTACTAGACACAGCACCCAATGTTGGTGATGTCAAACGTTTTGAAAGTCAAAATGATTGTCGTTTGTCGTGTGGTAAATATGGTGCCATTTGGCCAATGCCAACCGGTGATTGTAGCCTCTCCAAAAATCGAGTGCACTTTGATCCATGGAAAGTGCGTTTTAATGTGGTAGCACCAACAGCGGCTACCACACAATTTATACGTGAAACAAATCGTATATTTTTGAGTAACATCATTAAGGAGTGTGTACGCAATTGTACACTGGACAATAGCAAAGAGGTTTTGGTAAAGGCCACCATAGAGTCTACAAGTTTAGCGCTCGATTGGTCTACAGATGAATCGTATGTGCTGTTAATAAGAACTACAG gtaCCGCCACTTTTGTGGACATTAAAGCTCCTACGGTTTATGGTGCACGTCATGCTTTTGAGActttaagtaatttaataacTGGCTGCATAAC CAATGGTTTGCTGATGGTCGATGCAGCTCGTGTTTATGATCGTCCTTTATATCCTCATCGTGGTGTATTACTGGATACATCACGTAATTTTATGCCTTTAAGACAAATACGTAATACTTTGGATGCCATGGCTGCCTCGAAGTTAAATGTATTCCATTGGCATGTGGTGGATACACATAGTTTTCCTTTAGAAATTACTAGAGTACCAGAAATGCAACG CTTTGGAGCATATTCTCCTACAAATACTTACTCTCGAACTGAAACCATAAACATGATCAAATATGCTAGACTACGAGGCATAAGAGTGCTTATGGAAATTGATGGTCCTTCGCATGCCGGTAATGGTTGGCAATGGGGTCCCATGGCTGGCATGGGTAATATGGCTGTGTGTATTAATCAAAAACCCTGGCGTTCATTTTGTGTACAACCGCCATGTGGTCAACTTAATCCTTTAAATGACAATATGTACTCGGTAATGAAGGAAATCTATGAGGATATTGCCGAAGTAGGAGCTCCAGAAGAAACCATACATATGGGTGGTGATGAAGTGCATATAGACTGTTGGAACAACACAGAAGAGATTACTAAGAAAATGCGTGAAACCGGATTTGATCTGTCGTTACCAAGTTTCTATAAGTTATGGTCTGTCTTCCATGAGAAAAACTTAGAGTCTTGGGATGAAGTTAATCAGAGGCAATATCCCAATATTAAAGAACCTAAATCAACGATAGTATGGTCTAGTCATTTAACAGATCCTcagtatatagaaaaatatttggcCAAAGAACGTTTTATTATACAAACTTGGGTGGGGGCATCGGATCCTCTAAACGATCAATTGTTGAAAATGGGTTATCGTATTATAGTTTCCACCAAAGATGCCTGGTATTTGGATCATGGTTTTTGGGGAAGAACGCAATATTATAATTGGGCCAAagtatataacaataaaattgaaactaaTCCCAAGATTTTAGGTGGTGAGGTGTGCATGTGGAGTGAATATGTAGATCAAAATTCTGTGG AGGCTCGCATTTGGCCTAGAGCGGGTGCAGCTGCTGAGCGTTTGTGGTCAAACCCCAAGACTAACTCCCTTCTAGCTCAATATCGTTTTTATCGTTACCGGCAACGTTTGATTGCTCGTGGTATACGTCCCGACGCTGTTGCCCCTAAATGGTGCATCTTAAATGAGGGTCAATGTTACTAA
- the LOC111674776 gene encoding uncharacterized protein LOC111674776, protein MSLTDISKKFTEATCEEIIKKAGGTKYTSYKFGKGFKKGDSYLSKVFRLCVYGINETTGENVEVNLIVKGMPDNMARRKVFRSADFFRNEINFYLKVVPAWEAFQKKRNPKNPFNDYPICYATHCDGENDFVALQDVSFLGYGAPNRQDYISLEECLLTMRTMGRFHGISLAFQALEPKEFEKVAKCLEETYYCESNRKWYIDFLKLACSVAQDAITKTFPNTNYETITGNFLQETLYDDLINLVSTRSKLTVFGHGDCWTPNFLTRYSSDGKAEAIKIIDFQLARVASVAVDISFFIYSCTSQSLRESHYEALLKAYHESASNIINDLGADAEKVMSWQDLLDELKEFGRFGCGMGIESLPMSLIEDDEVADLDEITENSVLTDVWNIKPFEEPAKRQRIAEIFKHAIDQGYIK, encoded by the exons ATGAGTTTAACGGACATTTCGAAAAAATTCACGGAAGCCACCTGTgaggaaattataaaaaaagctgGCGGCACCAAGTACACTTCGTACAAATTTGGTAAAGGTTTTAAAAAAGGGGACTCGTACTTGAGTAAAGTATTTCGTTTGTGTGTTTATGGCATTAATGAAACAACTGG CGAAAATGTCGAAGTTAATCTAATAGTTAAGGGTATGCCGGATAATATGGCCCGCCGTAAGGTTTTTCGTTCAGCCGACTTTTTCcgcaatgaaataaatttttatttaaaggttGTACCCGCTTGGGAAGCATTCCAAAAGAAACGCAATCCTAAAAATCCATTTAATGATTATCCCATTTGTTATGCCACCCATTGTGATGgtgaaaatgattttgttgcTTTACAAGATGTCAGCTTTTTGGGTTACGGTGCACCCAACCGTCAGGATTACATCTCGTTGGAGGAGTGTCTATTGACCATGCGTACCATGGGTAGATTCCATGGTATTTCTTTGGCATTCCAGGCTTTAGAGCcaaaagaatttgaaaaagtaGCCAAATGTTTAGAG GAAACCTACTACTGCGAATCAAATCGCAAATGGTATATAGACTTTCTAAAGTTGGCCTGTTCGGTAGCTCAAGATgctataacaaaaacatttcccAATACTAATTATGAAACAATTACCGGCAATTTTCTACAGGAAACCTTATACGATGATCTAATTAATTTAGTGTCAACCAGAT CTAAACTCACTGTTTTTGGTCATGGTGATTGTTGGACCCCTAACTTTCTAACACGCTACAGTTCTGATGGTAAGGCAGAGGCCATCAAAATAATTGACTTCCAATTGGCTCGCGTGGCTTCTGTTGCTGTTGATATATCATTCTTTATTTATTCCTGCACTAGTCAATCTCTTAGAGAGTCTCATTATGAGGCTCTGCTGAAAGCTTATCATGAAAGTGCCAGCAATATTATTAATGATTTGGGAGCAGACGCCGAAAAGGTTATGTCTTGGCAGGATTTGTTAGATGAATTAAAAGAATTTGGTAGATTTGGTTGTGGTATGGGTATTGAATCTTTGCCCATGTCGCTGATAGAAGATGACGAAGTGGCTGATTTGGATGAAATAACCGAAAACTCAGTATTAACCGATGTATGGAATATTAAACCTTTCGAGGAGCCAGCAAAAAGGCAACGTATTGCTGAAATATTCAAACATGCCATAGATCAAGGTTATattaagtaa
- the LOC111674788 gene encoding LOW QUALITY PROTEIN: serine/threonine-protein kinase fused (The sequence of the model RefSeq protein was modified relative to this genomic sequence to represent the inferred CDS: deleted 1 base in 1 codon; substituted 3 bases at 3 genomic stop codons) → MNRYKVSSLVGEGSFGMVYKAVRKDDEQTVAIKVISKRGRSTRELKNLRRECDIQAQLKHPNVIEMLESFETKNELVVVTEFALIDLHRYMSRNGALTEDKAQRLICHLVSALYYLHSNRILHRDLKPQNVLLDEDLHAKLCDFGLARNMTMSTHVLTSIKGTPLYMAPELLAERPYDHQADLWSLGCISYETMAGQPPFCTTSILHLVKIIKHEDVKWPSFLSSECRSFLQGLLEKDPSLRTSWAQILCHPFVEGKLYIKAGIKAENSPFINPQINKNKSKTSNTKENLDLNKITKNLRTINLNETQDNLMCSRDSINAIPPSDIEQLETDVEDNINRISVPFTEQSYRNDNAKTINQTPTKQPDIVPVSAAPVVNSQTCFVSGNNNMILNHLNDNFALNEAAKTTASGTNKNKPLACNNSTKKSRNKDLEKRKLSQNLDNFSLRLVNNVENDNQKKSSDKISLSKKDQENNLKDSKNTAIKTPNQSGEEKQSTEXAXLLVLKXKIKLSLKNISRNSPPCLLPGWDSCDESQSPPIENEEWLAFLHRSMQEVLDGELESLKQQNLVSIIVAPLRNSKAIPKVVDSVAQLLSLPFVLNEPLSIIEVIKMVYVDVKLVPNLMYASKLLIYQRSVDDSTASLPLSHNPQRKIRTVSELNNEEIKCASRLYELICHLVLIKQQFLTQFCDAVAILAADELLINFLNQDFKNVYALRIANCILALLGCVLRELPENAELVEKIIFSSKVDLLALLKHPNDLLRLRMCMLIRLLGRFSLRALQNSWSSNVKQAIEDLAEDDNSEVKEEAENTLNELRQFSFYS, encoded by the exons ATGAATCGTTATAAAGTCAGTTCCCTAGTGGGAGAAGGTTCTTTTGGTATGGTGTACAAAGCCGTGCGTAAAGATGATGAACAGACAGTAGCAATAAAAGTTATATCCAAA CGAGGACGTTCTACTCGTGAGCTAAAGAATTTACGAAGAGAATGTGATATACAAGCCCAACTGAAACATCCAAATGTCATTGAAATGTTGGAGTCTTTCGAGACTAAAAATGAATTGGTTGTGGTTACAGAATTTGCTCTCATTGATTTGCATCGCTATATGTCGCGCAATGGTGCCTTGACAGAGGATAAGGCTCAACGTTTAATCTGTCATTTGGTATCTGCTTTGTATTATTTACATTCTAATCGTATTTTACATCGAGATTTAAAACCCCAAAATGTTTTACTCGATGAAGATTTACATGCCAAGTTGTGCGATTTTGGTCTGGCCAGAAACATGACTATGAGTACTCATGTCTTGACTTCAATTAAAGGTACTCCCTTATATATGGCCCCAGAGTTATTGGCCGAAAGGCCATATGATCATCAGGCTGATTTGTGGTCTTTGGGTTGTATATCGTATGAAACTATGGCCGGACAACCTCCATTTTGTACCACGTCCATATTGCATTTGGTAAAAATTATCAAGCACGAAGATGTAAAATGGCCAAGTTTTCTCAGCAGCGAGTGTCGCTCATTTTTACAG gGTTTATTGGAAAAAGATCCTTCCTTACGAACCAGCTGGGCTCAAATTTTATGTCATCCCTTTGTTGAAGGTAAACTATATATAAAAGCTGGTATTAAAGCCGAGAATTCACCTTTTATTAATcctcaaattaataaaaataaatcaaaaacttcgaatacaaaagaaaa TTTGGATCTTAATAAAATTACCAAGAATTTGCGAACAATTAATTTGAACGAAACCCAGGACAATCTTATGTGTTCGCGTGACAGTATTAATGCCATACCACCCAGCGACATTGAACAATTAGAAACGGATGTTGAGGATAATATAAATCGTATTTCGGTACCTTTTACCGAACAGTCATATCGCAATGATAATGCTAAAACGATTAACCAAACACCCACGAAACAGCCAGATATTGTTCCAGTTTCAGCAGCACCAGTAGTGAATTCTCAGACTTGTTTTGTAAGCGGAAAtaataatatgattttaaatcatttaaatgataattttgcCCTAAATGAGGCCGCCAAAACCACAGCAAGTggtacaaataaaaacaaaccgtTGGCATGTAACAACTCGACTAAGAAATCGCGCAATAAAGATTTGGAAAAGCGTAAACTTAGTCAAAATCTGGACAATTTTTCTTTGCGTTTGGTTAACAATGTTGAAAATGACAATCAAAAGAAATCTAGTGATAAGATTTCTCTTTCAAAAAAGGATcaggaaaataatttaaaagattcTAAAAATACTGCTATAAAAACTCCGAATCAGTCGGGAGAGGAAAAACAAAGCACAGAGTAGGCTTAACTTTTGGTTTTgaagtaaaaaattaagttaagtttaaaaaatatttctagaaattcacCACCTTGCTTATTACCCGGCTGGGATTCCTGTGATGAATCTCAAAGTCCTCCCATAGAAAATGAGGAATGGTTAGCCTTTTTACATCGCTCCATGCAGGAGGTGCTTGATGGCGAATTGGAatctttaaaacaacaaaatttg GTCAGTATAATAGTGGCGCCTTTACGTAATTCTAAAGCCATACCCAAAGTAGTGGACAGCGTGGCTCAATTATTGTCTTTGCCATTTGTGTTGAATGAACCCTTAAGTATTATAGAAGTTATAAAAATG GTCTATGTTGATGTTAAACTA GTGCCCAATTTAATGTATGCCTCTAAACTCTTGATTTATCAGCGATCAGTTGATGATTCCACCGCCTCGTTGCCCTTGTCTCACAATCCTCAACGTAAAATACGCACAGTTAGTGAATTAAATAATGAGGAAATCAAATGTGCCTCCAGATTATATGAGCTTATTTGCCATTTGGTTCTCATTAAACAACAATTCTTGACACAATTTTGTGATGCAGTAGCTATATTGGCTGCTGATGAATTACTCATCAACTTTCTCAATCaggactttaaaaatgtttatgcttTGCGCATAGCAAATTGTATATTGGCCTTATTGGGTTGTGTTTTAAGAGAGCTACCCGAGAATGCCGAATtggtagaaaaaattatattttcttcgAAAGTAGACCTATTGGCTTTACTTAAACATCCCAATGATTTGCTAAGATTGAGAATGTGTATGTTGATACGCTTGTTGGGCCGATTTAGTTTAAGAGCTTTACAAAACTCCTGGTCCTCGAATGTTAAGCAAGCCATTGAAGACTTGGCCGAAGATGATAATAGTGAAGTAAAAGAG GAAGCAGAAAATACTCTAAATGAACTACGTCAATTTTCGTTTTAttcttaa
- the LOC111674784 gene encoding zinc metalloproteinase nas-13 isoform X2, producing MYRMYRLVVTYGEALTDWNPVVPPRPRWGPNMLMLRQHNSPAFEYWNNHHEDNIWEHSGLFEGDIMLHREYLRNGLLNEKATWPDATVPFYIDSQDFDEAQMMTIFRAFKEYHDKTCIRFRPYEKGDKNWIVFKGNYSGCWSSVGRRTGGQVLNLNTPKCVTHGVVVHEILHALGFYHQQSATERDEYVKINWENILPGHAHNFNKYARTHVSNFGIEYDYQSVMHYSSKAFSKNGKTTIEPLDPDASLGQRKGLSEKDIEKLNEMYDEDCNTFNIFNFDRFGNSLNEIIDYFQGTLDKIFT from the exons TAGTTGTAACTTATGGCGAAGCTTTAACCGATTGGAATCCAGTAGTACCTCCTCGTCCGCGCTGGGGGCCAAATATGCTCATGTTGAGACAACACAACA gtcCAGCATTTGAGTATTGGAATAACCATCATGAAGATAACATATGGGAACACAGCGGCCTGTTTGAAGGTGACATCATGTTGCATCGTGAATATTTACGTAATGGCTTATTGAATGAAAAAGCCACTTGGCCCGATGCCACCGTGCCATTTTATATAGATAGTCAAGATTTTG ATGAAGCACAAATGATGACCATATTCAGAGCCTTTAAGGAATATCATGATAAAACCTGCATACGTTTTCGTCCATATGAAAAGGGAGACAAGAACTGGATAGTATTCAAAGGTAACTATTCCGGTTGCTGGTCCAGCGTAGGCCGTAGAACAGGTGGTcaa GTGCTTAATCTCAATACACCAAAATGTGTAACACATGGGGTTGTGGTTCATGAAATATTGCACGCCTTGGGTTTCTATCACCAACAATCAGCTACAGAAAGAGAtgaatatgttaaaataaactGGGAAAACATTTTACCAGGACATGCTCATAACTTTAATAAATACGCTCGCACGCATGTTAGTAATTTTGGTATCGAGTATGATTACCAAAGTGTTATGCATTATAGTTCGAAGGCATTTAGTAAAAATGGTAAAACCACCATAGAGCCCTTG GATCCCGATGCTAGTTTAGGTCAACGTAAAGGTTTATCGGAAAaagatatagaaaaattaaatgaaatgtacGATGAAGATTGTAAtacttttaacatatttaattttgatcGATTTGGAAATTCATTGAATGAAATTATAGATTATTTCCAAGGAACATTAGATAAAATATTCacttaa
- the LOC111674784 gene encoding low choriolytic enzyme isoform X1 has protein sequence MLLKSYYFTFTLCMTVVVTYGEALTDWNPVVPPRPRWGPNMLMLRQHNSPAFEYWNNHHEDNIWEHSGLFEGDIMLHREYLRNGLLNEKATWPDATVPFYIDSQDFDEAQMMTIFRAFKEYHDKTCIRFRPYEKGDKNWIVFKGNYSGCWSSVGRRTGGQVLNLNTPKCVTHGVVVHEILHALGFYHQQSATERDEYVKINWENILPGHAHNFNKYARTHVSNFGIEYDYQSVMHYSSKAFSKNGKTTIEPLDPDASLGQRKGLSEKDIEKLNEMYDEDCNTFNIFNFDRFGNSLNEIIDYFQGTLDKIFT, from the exons atgttattaaagagttattattttactttcacACTCTGCATGACAGTAGTTGTAACTTATGGCGAAGCTTTAACCGATTGGAATCCAGTAGTACCTCCTCGTCCGCGCTGGGGGCCAAATATGCTCATGTTGAGACAACACAACA gtcCAGCATTTGAGTATTGGAATAACCATCATGAAGATAACATATGGGAACACAGCGGCCTGTTTGAAGGTGACATCATGTTGCATCGTGAATATTTACGTAATGGCTTATTGAATGAAAAAGCCACTTGGCCCGATGCCACCGTGCCATTTTATATAGATAGTCAAGATTTTG ATGAAGCACAAATGATGACCATATTCAGAGCCTTTAAGGAATATCATGATAAAACCTGCATACGTTTTCGTCCATATGAAAAGGGAGACAAGAACTGGATAGTATTCAAAGGTAACTATTCCGGTTGCTGGTCCAGCGTAGGCCGTAGAACAGGTGGTcaa GTGCTTAATCTCAATACACCAAAATGTGTAACACATGGGGTTGTGGTTCATGAAATATTGCACGCCTTGGGTTTCTATCACCAACAATCAGCTACAGAAAGAGAtgaatatgttaaaataaactGGGAAAACATTTTACCAGGACATGCTCATAACTTTAATAAATACGCTCGCACGCATGTTAGTAATTTTGGTATCGAGTATGATTACCAAAGTGTTATGCATTATAGTTCGAAGGCATTTAGTAAAAATGGTAAAACCACCATAGAGCCCTTG GATCCCGATGCTAGTTTAGGTCAACGTAAAGGTTTATCGGAAAaagatatagaaaaattaaatgaaatgtacGATGAAGATTGTAAtacttttaacatatttaattttgatcGATTTGGAAATTCATTGAATGAAATTATAGATTATTTCCAAGGAACATTAGATAAAATATTCacttaa